The following nucleotide sequence is from Apodemus sylvaticus chromosome 2, mApoSyl1.1, whole genome shotgun sequence.
GTTATGGTTGTGATCGGAGGAAACTTATTCAATATATGGACTACTGTCTATAAAGGATTGAAGGTAGAAAATCCAGCAGGGGCTTTCCCTGGTATTCAAAAGAAAAGTAGCATTATTCTGTACAATAGCAAAACTGAATTAGAGATGAGTGGATGAAAAAAAAGGCTTCCCTTTCCTTTAAAATACCTCTCCTCTGCACATTTCCTAGTACACTCTCCAGGGCTTAGATGTAATTACCATGAACAGCACATGCCAGTGTTAGGCTCGCCCATGTCACACAACAGCCTCTTTATCCTTGAAAGCTGTGTGCTCCATTAGAGGGTGTAGACTGGGTGAGCCCCAGTAGGATCCTCAGCAGTCTTGAGTACACAGACTGAATTTGCCTTACTGCAGCTCTCTCACAGCATCCGGACTCAGATGGCTTTTCCAACAGAGTGAGCTAGGAAAGCATTCCCTCAGCAACCCCTGAAAATGGCCGGCTCCAAGTACAGGGGTAGTTAGTGTTagcaaagaagagagaagggaggggagaggaggggaggggaggagaagagaggagaggagagaggaggagaggagaggggaggagaggggaggagagggaggagagggactgAGATTGTTAGAACCAAACCCCAAATCCCTGCCTTCTTGTGTCTcctctcaagttgcttttggaaagcaaagaaacaaatgttGATTCCTCTACAGAGTCCTACTTATCTGTTACACGTAGGCAGTTAACAGAGGGGGCTATATCCCCAAAGAAAGGTTGGCGGTggtgcggggaggggggggcgcATATGTTAGTCCCTCATTTAGATATATCTTGTCATTGATGATGTTTCTTACCCCacccccctcttctttttttttttccacccgcaaatacatacaaaaaaaaagcTGAGAGTGTTTTTCATTTCATCAAAGAACATATATTACTTTAGCGGcttggtttaaaaaaatgttggTTTTCTGCCCACCCCTTTTCAATCTGCCGGTGTTGGAGGTGCTCAGAGAAGACGCACAATCGCATCGCGAGCAGCTTACGACACTCAGTGAGCAGTCGGTGCCGGTGCAGGCTCGCGCACACTCCTCGGAGGAGGGAAGGAGCCGGGCGCTGCTCTGCGCTCCGCAAAGCATGAACCGGCCAGGTTTCCGCAGCTGCCCGGGACACGAATGGCAGGCGTTCTCCAACCGGGACTCCAAGGTGGCTTCGATTCGCGGTGGTCATTGCCGATGACATTCTCCAGACTGTCAAATCCTGGGGAGTCTCGAGCCCGGAGTTTGGagttcatttttttccctcaacCCCCCAACCACGTCACAGTCTCAACtgcagagggaaaaaaaggagggaccGAGGCAGGAAGGCGAGAAGCCCGGGCTCCCGGCACGTAGTTGGGAAACTTGCGGGTCCTAGAAGTCGCCTCCCCGCCTCGCCGACCGCCCCTGCAGCCCCGGAGCGCAGCAGCAAAGTGAGACATTGTGCGTCTGCCAGAACCTCGGGCCGCGGAGCAGGGCTGCCTCGGGAAACACAGAGGGGTCTTCTCTTGCCCTGCATATAATTAGCCTACACACAAAGGGAGCAGCTGAATGGAGGTTGTCACTCGCTGGAAAAGGGTGGGTAAGAcacttttttaattaaattctttccagaagaaaaaaatttttcctCCCTTTGCTGCCGCATCTAACATGGACTGCATTACCCCGGCTTTGATCTTTCCGTGGCTGTGAACTTTGTATGCCGCCCGGCTTTCTGCATGCTTAGAGGTGAACGTGTGGCTCTAGGGAGGGGGGGTTCCTTCTGCATTTTTCTatattgatttgattttttgtccctttcttccccctccccctccctctcctctccctcggAATAAAATATGATATAGATTTCTGACCCAGCACTTCCAATGGACATTCTCCAGTCTCTCTGGAAAGATTCTCGCTAATGGATTTCCTGCTACTCGGCCTCTGTCTACACTGGCTGCTGAGGAGGCCCTCGGGGGTGGTCTTGTGTCTGCTGGGGGCCTGCTTTCAGATGCTGCCCGCCGCCCCCAGCGGATGCCCGGGGCAGTGTCGGTGCGAGGGGCGGCTGCTGTACTGCGAGGCGCTCAACCTAACCGAGGCGCCCCACAACCTGTCCGGCCTGCTGGGCTTGTCTTTGCGCTACAACAGCCTCTCGGAGCTGCGTGCCGGCCAGTTCACGGGGTTAATGCAGCTCACGTGGCTGTATTTGGATCACAATCACATCTGCTCGGTGCAGGGGGACGCCTTTCAGAAACTGCGCCGAGTTAAGGAACTCACGCTGAGTTCCAACCAGATCACTGAACTGGCCAACACCACCTTTCGGCCCATGCCCAATCTGCGCAGCGTGGACCTGTCCTATAACAAGCTGCAGGCGCTAGCTCCTGATCTCTTCCACGGGCTGCGGAAGCTCACCACCCTGCACATGCGGGCCAATGCCATCCAATTCGTCCCGGTGCGCATCTTTCAGGACTGCCGCAGCCTCAAGTTTCTCGACATTGGATACAATCAGCTCAAGAGTCTGGCGCGCAACTCTTTCGCCGGCTTGTTCAAGCTCACAGAGCTACACCTGGAGCATAACGacttgatcaaggtgaacttcgcCCATTTCCCGCGCCTCATCTCCCTGCACTCGCTCTGCCTGAGGCGGAATAAGGTTGCCATTGTGGTCAGCTCTCTCGACTGGGTTTGGAATTTGGAGAAAATGGACTTGTCTGGGAACGAGATCGAATACATGGAGCCCCATGTGTTCGAGACCGTGCCGTACCTGCAGTCCCTGCAGCTGGATTCCAACCGCCTCACCTACATTGAGCCCCGTATCTTAAACTCCTGGAAGTCCCTAACAAGCATCACTCTGGCTGGGAACCTGTGGGACTGCGGGCGCAACGTGTGTGCCCTAGCTTCCTGGCTCAGCAACTTCCAGGGACGTTATGATGCTAACTTGCAGTGCGCCAGCCCGGAGTATGCACAGGGCGAGGACGTCTTGGATGCAGTGTATGCTTTCCACCTGTGCGAGGATGGGGCCGAGCCCACCAGTGGCCACCTCCTGTCGGCGGCCGTCACTAACCGCAGTGACCTAACGCCCCCTGAGAGCTCAGCCACGACCCTGGTGGACGGTGGGGAGGGGCTGCACGATGGCACGCTTGAGCCCATCACAGTGGATCTCCCCGGCGGCGAGCACGCAGAGAACGCTGTGCAAATCCACAAAGTGGTCACGGGCACGATGGCCCTCATCTTCTCTTTCCTCATCGTGGTCCTCGTACTCTACGTATCCTGGAAGTGTTTCCCAGCCAGCCTCAGGCAGCTCAGACAGTGCTTTGTCACGCAGcgcaggaagcagaagcagaaacagacCATGCATCAGATGGCTGCTATGTCTGCCCAGGAATACTATGTTGATTACAAACCCAACCACATCGAGGGGGCCCTGGTTATCATCAACGAGTACGGCTCGTGTACCTGTCACCAGCAGCCTGCGAGGGAATGCGAGGTGTGATTGTCCCAGAGGCTCCCAACCCATGCGCTACCAAATATGCCTGGGCAGCCGGGCGGGCCAGCGGGCACCAGGACTGGTCTCCTCTGCGCTTTGATTTGTTGACTGAAACTGTAAGGGGATCTCTCCCAGAGACTTGACATTTTAGCTTTatgtgtcttaaaaaaacaaacaaacaaaaatcccgaaataaaacacaacaaaaaaccccaccccATAATCTTCAGGACAGTCTGTCTTAAATTTCATATGAGAACTTCTTCCTCCCTTTGAAGATCTGTCCATATTCAGGAATCTGAGAGTGTTAAAAAAAAGGTACCAatcattgattttctttttgtaaactaaaatgtttaaaataaaatagcatttacAGTTTCTACAGACTGGTGGAACTTAAATGAACTGCTACCTGTCTTACTGTAAGGGCAGGGTTAAAGTTTCTTTGGAATGTAGGTGGGATTGGAATGAGGGGTTGTGGCAGGTGGGGGGAAAACAGAAATCATGGAGCAAAATTGTCAGGTTCTATTTGAAATGATGAGAAGGGCAAACGAAGAAACCTTATCAATGTAATTGTATCTTTAGGAGTAAGGTTCAAGTGACTAAGACCCTTTATAGTATAGTCTGAGGAGTGGGCTAGCATAGTATAGTACAGTCTGAGGAGTGGGCTAGCATAGTATAGTACAGTCTGAGGAGTGGGCTAGCATAGTATAGTACAGTCTGAGGAGTGGGCTAGCATAGTATAGTCTAGTCTGAGGAGTGGGCTAGCATAGTATAGTCTAGTCTGAGGAGTGGGCTAGCATAGTATAGTCTAGTCTGAGGAGTGGGCTAGCATAGTATAGTCTAGTCTGAGGAGTGGGCTACTTTAAAATGACAGGTGAGGGAAGACTgggcatcttttctttctctaaggCAAGATCACTGCAAATGGCTTTTTAAAGGCAATGAATGCTTGATAGTTTGAAAGGGTTTCCCCCTTTCAAAATCAGCTCAAGATTTCCCCATCGAATTCCACTTGATATTTGGTCTTAATACTCCATGCCCTTTACTCAGAATTAGTAACGATCTGCACCCTTTATCATCCCCTTCCATGTTAATGAGAGAACCTCtcagcctgagagagagagagagagagagagagagagagagagagagagagagagagagagagagagagactatctcAATGTTCAAATATTCAGTATTGAGACAGGCTCCTGGAGCTAAGGCTGCAGCAAGCCTCAGCTTGGGAGTTAACTGTGAGGAGAGAGGAAAGCCTGACTCAGGAATCCCCCTTGGGTAATGACTTGTGGTGAGaaaattccagtcctgacttggtATAGCAGCCTTGGGGTGAGGTGGGAGACATCCTTCTTTATCCCTGTGCTTGCATAATACAAATATGGGAAAAATTCACTAACCCAAAATAGAAACGCTGCCTCCTTTCAGATGGTCCTTTTAGGTGGTGTGTACTTTTTCTGCTTTccaccattattattattattattatttattattattatttaatgtttCAATGACTGATAGACCCTTTCCAGGCCCTCAAGGGCTTTCAGGGCTCCTTCATTGACCTCGTATTATTTTTATTGGACTAAAAAGTGAGGAGATGGGGGTAGTAGCCTTTGGGTGGGTTCTGAGAAGGGCAAGAGGCCAGGAGTGTATTGATGGATTTTTTCTTTAACCACCTAACAATGtaatcagatgtaggattgaaaCACACTATCATGGAGAGCAGATGACAACAACTGGAAATCCCCCCAGTACCCTTTTAACTGATACTAAAGCACTacacttttcttttattatccctcctcttcctttcaagAGATAAGTACACATAGCAGTAATCaagatttgggggtgggaggggttaAACAcacagccccatccctcaacatGTAAATGTCCCTAAttactaacctaaagagaaaaagCTGCTTTTTCAAATGCACAATAATATTAGCAGAAGGTTTACTTAAGCTAAGGATTGGTGATAGATTCATCTTCTTTCTACCACTGAAGAAGCCAATATGCCTTTAAAAAATATGGTTTCAGAAGGCTCTTGCAAAAGAAATATTttgcaaatatctttaacatgtAAGCCTTAGGCAAtagcttcacacacacacgcgcgcacacacacacacacacacacacacacacacacacacacacaccaactcacACGTGACCAAAAAACTTTACTTCGGTTTGCTTTATAATAACAGGATTTTATGGTCCATGCCATGTTCTTAACTCTCCTTCTGATTGTGAATATCATAGAAGAAAGGTGTGTTGTTTGATAACTTTAAGGATGGGGTTTGGTTTAAGCATGATGGTGCTGAATTGCTTTTGTAAACAGATTAACACTGAGAGGGTAGGAGTAGGGATGTGCCTGGTATTCCGGCAATTGAACCTTATTAAGAGCACTTTCTCtggcagaagccagaagcctgacatttattttagttttctttctttcctttttgtcgtttctgtttccttccttccttccttccttccttccttccttccttccttccttccttcctttcttctttcaccctttctttctttctttttttactttctttctttttctaaattataGCACTGTGGTCACTGAAATAGGGTTCCTATTAATGTCACCTCTTCACAGGGAGACCACAGGAATTTAGTACCACATGTTGTTCTATCTTAGTGCATGACAGCGTTAGTGTGTTTGTATAAATTTTGCTTCAAGAAGCAAGCCTTTGGGGCAGACATTACAACTATGGTGCCCCTCTGTCCCCCACATACATACTTTGGAATCTATAGTTAAGCTGTATCCTAAAATATCCcccaattccttttcttttccagcATAGCTACGAAAGAGGGAATAATCATGTTCTGTTGTCTGCTGCTCTACTATTCCCATGAAAGAACATCAGGCATTTAGGATATCTTAAGTCCTTGTAAATCAATTgaaaaatctttgaaaagacAAATCAGACATTAGCAATTTTAAGAGCAAATGATGTATGACCAGCTCCATCCCACAGTTTGTATTTGTAGGCAAGCAAGTGTCTTCCACGCACACAGGAATTTCACTCACATAGATACATGGTTTAGTGCTTCTGGCTTTCTAGAAgagcaaagggagagagaagctAAACAGTAGAGAGACTGTTAGTTTTAACTAAGGTTTTGTGATACTTGCAATCTTTTATTCTTCAAATTAATTAATCTCTAAGCTTCAGGAATCTTGCTGTGACCCTTCTAAGCAATCTGCTACACATTTCAAAGAGCATTTAAGTTTTAAAGGTGTAGTACTTTTTTTCATCCTTATTTGTTCTTCCCACAGAGGATGCTAATCTCATCTTGTGCTCTCTCTAAAGAGTTCAAGGCAACATCATAGGCATTGTGATGGATCAACTCTGGCTTTCAGACTTTCCAAGTACTAATTGAGGTTCAGCAATACTATTGaggctttaaaaaattataaaggaataaaaggggagtttcaaatgaaaaaaggcatttttttcttattggtcTTAGCCCCAATAGATCTTGAAGTTGTGCCAGAAATGTGGGTTCAGGAAATTCATCTTAGACTGATACACAGAGGAGAGCTGGTTCCTTCCTCTTAGCCTTCAGTCTGCCTAGTGGGACCACAGGCACCACAAAAAACCACACATTCTTTGCACTGTCAAGTTTCTATCACAAAGAAAACATGATTCACATGAGAGGTTGAACCGATATGCTTGCTTTAAGTATTCTCCCAGGCTTCCCAGTGAATAAGAACAGTTTACCTTTCTTTGCTCTTTGCTCTTTGCTCTTAAAGAGGCAGATATTTGGTACAATTTAGCAGCAGCCACACATTCATGAGGATGTGTAAGTAATTATAGGGACAAACACAACTTGTTATTCCTCCCAAGTTTCCCAAGCAACTGCACACAGATCATTGGCGGGCTTTGGGGCCACCTGTGTTTCTGATTGGAATTAATCAACTTGTCAGCAAGTTTGATACCTACTCTCCAGGATGGCCAAGTGACACTGGCAGCCCTGGACCATAGAATCtggtaaaataaaacacatcagATGCTTTCTAATCCTACCATACAAAATGATAGCAATTTTGTATATGTTTTGGAGAATAAGTATCAGGATTCTCTCATGTAGTGAAGAGAAGAACATATTGGATTGGTGCTTATGTTAATCAAGTTGAGCTGGCTATTAATGGGTTGTCAAACTCTATGAATTCAGCTAGAATATGACTATTAAACATATTCTACAAACATATATTGAAAAACATTGAGGGATACACacatatctgtctatctatatgtatgtatacatttccTTTATagaagcacacatgtacatgtatagtCATTTATACAAGACAACAcgaacctacacacacacacacacacacacacacacacacacacacacacgcacaggacTCTATTACACAATTATCATGTGCCATTAATTACTGTCCTTATTCTATGATCAAGTTGTGATTTGGGGGAAAATGTGATAAAATCAGTCATAAATAAAGTACAAAGGACTGACATGGTTGATATAGTTTTCAAACACTGTACCTGAGTGGGTTGAAGCTTTGCAGCCTGGAGAGTCTCTGAGCTCCTCATGTCACACAGAGTACACTCCTGCTGTCTAGTGGTTAGAGCTAGAAATGGCATTTCATTCTTTTGAAAGCATCTTCCACTTCAGGATCAGGGAATATCCTTACTTTGGAATTAGTTTAAatgcttctgtgtgtatttttttttttctgggaaattCAGTAGATACAATCCTAACTTCTGTAACACGATTACTAAATACCTTAGgcatttttggtgtgtgtgtgtgtgtgtgtgtatgaaggtcCCAACAGATAAATCCTTAATGATTAAAACAGAGAAGcaaaagagatgaaaagaaaaagattccCTGATTCTTTTCTTGACATGGGTACCTTCCTTTTCGATGCATTTAATATGTAATGTGCAGGCAACCATATCTGTTTAAGAGGAACCTGAGGCTTATAGACATTAAGAATCTTGTGCAAAGTACAAAGGGTCCAAGATGCGGAGGAGTGCTGGTGTCTACTCTGCTGGATTTTTAAAGTACACAGATAATTTTTCCCTGGACAGTTGCTTTCTTTACTTTTATACCCATTGAAGAGCCTACACTGTACAGACAGCCTATTTGCCATTACATCCTGGTTGAATGCTAAACACATTCATAATGAATGTCATGGGTTGGGTGACCAAATACGGGCTATGACCTTTTATGTCTATCCATCGATAGATGAGTCCTGTGAAACCCTGTCACCAGAAGAGACATTCTGATGATGTCCACAGAACAGCAATTACCCAGTCCAATCTCTCACCAGACGGTGGAACTTAGGGAAGATAAAGCTAGGCTCCCATCTGCTAAGGCTAGAGATGCCCTCACATGTCTTACTTGGTGCTCACTGATTATGTATCTATGCTGGCTATCAGTTCTCAAGCAGAGAGACAAATTTGCATGTGACACACacaagctctctctctgtctttctcagtgGAGTTTAGTTAGCAATGTCTAtagatagtttttatttacatatttggcTGGTGTGCTGCAGGCAACTGCAGCTAAGCATCTTACAATGAGTATGGTATCCTTAACAAGGAAGAGCTCTTTGACCACAAATATCAAGGAAGCTGGAAGGAAGACACTTGGCTGTATGGTAGGAAGGAGGGATGCTGGGAATGAGCCTTTACAAACGAGGCTTGCTCACAATGGTCCTTCTAAGCTTTTGTTTCATCTGCATCAATTTCCCTTTAAGATTCCTTTCTCTGCGTCTTTTTTAACCAGGGAGTTGCAAGTCTAAATTAAAAACCCCCAGGTTGTTTGTTAATCAGCAAAAGACATGTAGTTAGCACATCCTTCCCAAAGAACATATGGCAAACCTTAAATTAACTAAGACAAAACTAGTCAGAACCCTCAACTGACCCACTTTTTCCTTTAGCAAGACCTCATTTAGGaaacatgggg
It contains:
- the Lrrtm1 gene encoding leucine-rich repeat transmembrane neuronal protein 1 — its product is MDFLLLGLCLHWLLRRPSGVVLCLLGACFQMLPAAPSGCPGQCRCEGRLLYCEALNLTEAPHNLSGLLGLSLRYNSLSELRAGQFTGLMQLTWLYLDHNHICSVQGDAFQKLRRVKELTLSSNQITELANTTFRPMPNLRSVDLSYNKLQALAPDLFHGLRKLTTLHMRANAIQFVPVRIFQDCRSLKFLDIGYNQLKSLARNSFAGLFKLTELHLEHNDLIKVNFAHFPRLISLHSLCLRRNKVAIVVSSLDWVWNLEKMDLSGNEIEYMEPHVFETVPYLQSLQLDSNRLTYIEPRILNSWKSLTSITLAGNLWDCGRNVCALASWLSNFQGRYDANLQCASPEYAQGEDVLDAVYAFHLCEDGAEPTSGHLLSAAVTNRSDLTPPESSATTLVDGGEGLHDGTLEPITVDLPGGEHAENAVQIHKVVTGTMALIFSFLIVVLVLYVSWKCFPASLRQLRQCFVTQRRKQKQKQTMHQMAAMSAQEYYVDYKPNHIEGALVIINEYGSCTCHQQPARECEV